TCAAGAAATATTTGAAGAAGTATCAAAGAGCAGTATGTATGGATTAATTTTTACTTACGTCTGGGCATTTGATCAGCAAGATGATTGGGATTATATAAATCAAGTTGCTCAATTATTTGAATCTAGGGGAGGTATTGTTTACATTGTGGAGCTTGAGGCTGATATGGTGGAAAGACTCGAGCGTAATAAAAGTTCTAATAGACTTGAACATAAGCCATCAAAGAGGAATATGGAATGGTCTGAAAATGATTTAAAAGAGTCGATGGAGAAATACAGGTTGAATTCTTTAGAAGGTGAGATCAATTGTTTAAACTATATTAAGATAGATAATACAAACTTAGATGCGGAAGAAGTGGCAAATATAATCAAGGGTGAGTTCGATTAGAGTAAGAAAAATATGAAATTATGCACTGTTTCCACAAAAAAATAATTCATAATTTTATAAAAAATAGAAATTATGAAGGGTTATTGAAAGTAATATAG
This window of the Bacillus horti genome carries:
- a CDS encoding AAA family ATPase yields the protein MKLVLLIGPQAVGKMTVGQELAKITNLKLFHNHMTIDLVSNFFDYSTREGKRLVSVFRQEIFEEVSKSSMYGLIFTYVWAFDQQDDWDYINQVAQLFESRGGIVYIVELEADMVERLERNKSSNRLEHKPSKRNMEWSENDLKESMEKYRLNSLEGEINCLNYIKIDNTNLDAEEVANIIKGEFD